From Coffea arabica cultivar ET-39 chromosome 2e, Coffea Arabica ET-39 HiFi, whole genome shotgun sequence, the proteins below share one genomic window:
- the LOC113729601 gene encoding pathogenesis-related protein PR-4, whose protein sequence is MERVPQILCIAFFTLFVAVANSQSASNVRATYNLYNPQDIGWDLNRAGVYCATWDANMSLQWRSQYGWTAFCGPAGPTGQASCGRCLRVTNTATGDQVVVRIVDQCSNGGLDLDVGPFRQIDTNGQGIANGFLTVNYEFVNC, encoded by the exons atggaAAGGGTTCCCCAAATTCTTTGCATTGCATTCTTCACGCTTTTCGTTGCTGTGGCCAACTCCCAAAGTGCTTCAAACGTTAGGGCCACTTACAATTTGTACAATCCCCAAGACATCGGTTGGGACCTAAACCGTGCCGGGGTCTACTGTGCAACATGGGATGCTAACATGTCCCTTCAGTGGCGGAGCCAATATGGTTGGACTGCCTTTTGTGGACCTGCTGGACCTACTGGTCAGGCTTCCTGCGGGAGGTGCCTTAGG GTGACTAACACCGCAACTGGAGATCAAGTTGTTGTAAGGATTGTTGATCAATGTAGCAATGGTGGGCTAGATTTGGACGTTGGCCCCTTTCGGCAGATTGACACTAATGGCCAGGGCATTGCCAACGGTTTCCTAACAGTCAACTATGAATTTGTTAACTGTTAA